GGCTGAACGGTGATGGACGGCTGGTTCAATTTCGCGTTGCCCAAATGAAAACGACCGGCTCTGCCTGTTGGCGGAACCGGTCGTTTTGGAAAGCTGTTTCGGCTTTTGGTGGAGAAGTTCTCCTTAGCCTTCGCCGGCTTCCGACCGGTATTCGCGGCGCTCCGCAATACGTGCCGATTTACCAGTGCGCCCGCGCAGATAGTAAAGTTTCGCACGACGGACAGCGCCCTTGCGGACGACGGTAATCGAATCGATGTTGGGCGAGTAGAGCGGGAAGACGCGCTCGACACCCTCGCCGAACGACATTTTGCGCACGGTGAAGTTGGAGCCCATGCCCTTGTTCGATCGTGCGATGCACACGCCTTCGAAATTCTGGACGCGGGTGCGTTCGCCTTCGACCACCTTCACGCCGACCTTCAGCGTGTCGCCGGGGCGGAATTCGGGGATCGTCTTGCCGGCCTTGGCAATTTCTTCGGCTTCGATCGTCTGGATGAGGTTCATGTCCTCTAGTCCTTTTCTTTTCGCCGCGCGCCAGAGGCAGGTCGGGCCCGAGCGCCCTCATGGCGCTCCCAAAGGTCCGGCCTGCGTAACCGTGTGTGATCTTCCGCCTGTTGTTTCCGCCAGGCCGCGATCTTCGCATGATCCCCCGATCGCAGCACTTCGGGGATCGTGCGCCCTTCCCATGTAACGGGCCGGGTATAGTGCGGATATTCGAGCAAACCGTTTTCGAACGATTCGTCGTCCCCGCTTGAAGCCGCGCCCATTACGCCGGGAAGCAGCCGAATGCAAGCGTCGAGCAGCAGCAGCGCCCCCATCTCCCCGCCCGACAAGATGATGTCGCCCATCGACACCTCTTCGATGACGCGCGCCTCGAAAATCCGTTCGTCGAATCCCTCGAAGCGGCCGCAGAGGATGATCGCGCCCGGCCCTGCCGCCAGCCGGCGCACGCGCGCCTGCGTGATCGGGGTACCGCGCGGGGTCATCGCGAGGAGCGGCAGGCCCGGATGCGCCGCCACGGCGTGGTCGATTGCCGCCGCCAGCACATCGGCCTTCAGCACCATCCCGGCGCCGCCGCCCGCCGGCGTGTCGTCGACGGTGCGATGCCTATCGGTCGCGAAATCGCGGATCTGTACCGGCGCGCAGTTCCACGTCCCGCTTTCGAGCGCCCGCCCCGCCATGCTGTGCCCCAGCGGACCGGGAAACATGTCGGGATAGAGGGTCAGCGGGACGGCAGTAAAGGTCATGGCAGCGTCCAATTCTCGACCTTCAGGCCCGGCACGTCGGCGAAGTCGGCGTCATTGTTGGTGATGATCGTTGCGCCGATGCTGAGCGCGTGCGCCGCGAGCAACCGATCAAAGCGAGCCCGTTTGAAGGGCAGCCGCGCATATTCGCGCGCTGCCGCTTCGTCGAATGGGAGCAGCGGGATGGCTGCGACGAAAGCCTCCAGCACCTCGGGCGCTGGCGGCTTGCCATTTTCGGTTCCCAGAGCGACTTCCGCGAAACTGACAGCCGAGATGGCGACATCACCCGGCGCGCGAGCGGTAAGCCGATCGCGCAACGGCTCGTAGCGCGCGGTCATCGCGTAGACCGCGCAATCAGCATCGATCAAATAGCGCGTCACCCTTTCTTTTCCGCCCTCGCTGCCTCAGCGGCTTTGCGCGCGGCGATCGTGCTTGGGCGTTCTTCGAAGTCTTCGCGCGGCGCAAGTTTCAGGCCCGGCGCCTTGCCCCAAAAGCCGCTGACGTCGATCTTCGCCTTGGGCTTGTCGACGGGTTCGAAACGAAACTCGCCGCGTTCCTCGCGGACGATCATCTCGGTTCCTTCCTCGATTCCGAGCGCCTTGGGCAAGCGCAGCGCGAGCGAATTGCCCGATTTGAAAACTTTGGCGCGATATTCTTTCGTCATGAGGAACTCCGTATATACATCATGTATATACATCCTGCCGGAGGGTCAAGACAGCG
The Sphingopyxis macrogoltabida genome window above contains:
- the rplS gene encoding 50S ribosomal protein L19 produces the protein MNLIQTIEAEEIAKAGKTIPEFRPGDTLKVGVKVVEGERTRVQNFEGVCIARSNKGMGSNFTVRKMSFGEGVERVFPLYSPNIDSITVVRKGAVRRAKLYYLRGRTGKSARIAERREYRSEAGEG
- the trmD gene encoding tRNA (guanosine(37)-N1)-methyltransferase TrmD, translating into MTFTAVPLTLYPDMFPGPLGHSMAGRALESGTWNCAPVQIRDFATDRHRTVDDTPAGGGAGMVLKADVLAAAIDHAVAAHPGLPLLAMTPRGTPITQARVRRLAAGPGAIILCGRFEGFDERIFEARVIEEVSMGDIILSGGEMGALLLLDACIRLLPGVMGAASSGDDESFENGLLEYPHYTRPVTWEGRTIPEVLRSGDHAKIAAWRKQQAEDHTRLRRPDLWERHEGARARPASGARRKEKD
- a CDS encoding type II toxin-antitoxin system VapC family toxin gives rise to the protein MTRYLIDADCAVYAMTARYEPLRDRLTARAPGDVAISAVSFAEVALGTENGKPPAPEVLEAFVAAIPLLPFDEAAAREYARLPFKRARFDRLLAAHALSIGATIITNNDADFADVPGLKVENWTLP
- a CDS encoding AbrB/MazE/SpoVT family DNA-binding domain-containing protein — its product is MTKEYRAKVFKSGNSLALRLPKALGIEEGTEMIVREERGEFRFEPVDKPKAKIDVSGFWGKAPGLKLAPREDFEERPSTIAARKAAEAARAEKKG